Proteins encoded within one genomic window of Brassica rapa cultivar Chiifu-401-42 chromosome A09, CAAS_Brap_v3.01, whole genome shotgun sequence:
- the LOC103841851 gene encoding putative histone-lysine N-methyltransferase ASHH4 — MSTAKKKGSDQNQTRKGFIKFSKKISESEELNFIKRNIYLNKKFNKKVKDHGIFCSCSVSPSSSTLCGSDCSCGILLSSCSSSCQCRCQCTNKPFQQRHIKKMKLVQTEKCGYGIVADEDINAGEFIIEYVGEVIDEKTCEERLMKLKHKDETNFYLCQINSNVVIDATYKGNKSRFINHSCNPNAEMQKWIIDGEIRIGIFATRYINRGEHLTYDYQFVQFGADQDCYCGAACCRKKLGAKARKAKSLPSDEAVNLTACEAVTWKPPKVKKTRGRHAPGQSRNTHGQRKICYPNCIGVVIMLARSTNQRCFGIIREFDEGSRKHLVMYEDGVTETIDLSREVWKLIAV, encoded by the exons ATGAGTACCGCCAAGAAGAAG GGTTCCGATCAGAATCAAACAAGGAAAGGATTCATAAAGTTCTCGAAGAAGATTTCGGAATCTGAGGAATTGAACTTCATAAAGCGCA ATATATACCTGAACAAGAAGTTCAACAAGAAGGTTAAAGATCATGGCATCTTCTGTTCTTGCTCTGTCTCTCCTTCCTCTTCAACTCTCTGTGGCAGTGACTGCAGTTGTGG GATACTACTCTCAAGCTGTTCATCTAGTTGCCAGTGCAGATGTCAGTGCACTAACAAGCCGTTCCAACAAAGACATATCAAGAAAATGAAACTAGTTCAG ACGGAGAAGTGTGGATATGGGATTGTAGCGGATGAAGATATCAACGCAGGGGAGTTCATCATCGAATATGTTGGGGAAG TTATTGACGAAAAGACTTGTGAAGAAAGACTTATGAAGCTGAAGCATAAGGACGAGACAAATTTCTACTTGTGTCAGATAAACTCGAACGTGGTGATTGATGCTACTTACAAGGGGAATAAATCAAGATTTATCAATCACAGCTGCAATCCTAATGCAGAGATGCAGAAATG GATAATTGATGGAGAGATAAGGATCGGCATCTTTGCGACTCGTTACATAAACAGAGGAGAGCATTTGACTTACGATTACCA GTTTGTTCAGTTTGGTGCAGACCAAGATTGCTACTGTGGTGCAGCGTGTTGCAGGAAAAAGCTAGGTGCAAAAGCTAGAAAAGCTAAGAGCCTACCCTCTGATGAAGCTGTGAACCTAACGGCATGTGAAGCAGTGACCTGGAAACCACCCAAG GTTAAAAAGACTCGAGGAAGACACGCCCCCG GACAATCTAGGAACACTCATGGCCAAAGGAAAATATGTTATCCCAACTGCATTGGTGTGGTAATCATGTTGGCACGTTCCACAAACCAGAG GTGTTTTGGCATCATTAGGGAGTTTGATGAGGGTTCAAGAAAGCACTTG GTCATGTACGAGGATGGTGTTACTGAGACCATCGACTTGTCCAGAGAAGTTTGGAAGCTCATAGCTGTTTGA
- the LOC103841853 gene encoding methylenetetrahydrofolate reductase 1 — translation MKVVDKIKSATEQGQTAFSFEFFPPKTEDGVENLFERMDRLVSYGPSFCDITWGAGGSTADLTLEIASRMQNVICVETMMHLTCTNMPVEKIDHALETIRSNGIQNVLALRGDPPHGEDKFVQVEGGFACALDLVNHVRSKYGDYFGITVAGYPEAHPDVIEADGLATPESYQSDLAYLKKKVDAGADLIVTQLFYDTDIFLKFVNDCRKIGINCPIVPGIMPISNYKGFLRMAGFCKTKIPAELTAALEPIKDNEEAVKAFGIHFATEMCKKILAHGITTLHLYTLNMDKSAIGILMNLGLIDESKITRSLPWRRPANVFRTKEDVRPIFWANRPKSYISRTKGWNDFPQGRWGDSRSASYGTLSDYQFMRPRARDKKLQQEWVVPLKSIEDVQEKFKELCLGSLKSSPWSELDGLQPETKIINEKLGKINSNGFLTINSQPSVNAAKSDSRAIGWGGPGGYVYQKAYLEFFCSRDKLDTIVEKSKAFPSITYMAVNKAGNWVSNVGEADVNAVTWGVFPAKEIIQPTIVDPASFKVWKDEAFEIWSRSWANLYPEDDPSRKLLEEVKNSYFLVSLVDNDYINGDIFSVFA, via the exons ATGAAGGTAGTCGACAAGATCAAATCCGCGACGGAGCAAGGCCAAACCGCCTTCTCCTTCGAGTTCTTCCCTCCGAAGACCGAAGATGGCGTCGAGAATCTCTTCGAACGGATGGATCGTCTGGTCTCGTACGGCCCATCCTTCTGCGACATCACCTGGGGCGCCGGAGGATCCACCGCCGATCTCACGCTCGAGATCGCCTCGAGGATGCAGAACGTGATCTGCGTGGAGACGATGATGCATCTGACCTGCACCAACATGCCTGTGGAGAAGATCGACCACGCGCTCGAGACGATTAGATCCAACGGGATTCAGAATGTGCTCGCGCTTAGAGGGGACCCGCCTCATGGGGAGGATAAGTTCGTTCAGGTGGAAGGAGGGTTCGCTTGTGCGTTGGATCTGGTGAATCATGTTAGGAGCAAGTATGGGGATTACTTTGGGATCACTGTTGCTGGTTATCCTG AGGCTCATCCGGATGTGATTGAAGCTGATGGACTTGCTACTCCTGAGTCTTATCAGAGTGATCTTGCTTACCTGAAGAAAAAG GTTGATGCTGGAGCGGATCTGATTGTGACGCAGCTGTTCTATGATACTGATATTTTCCTCAAGTTTGTGAATGACTGTCGGAAAATTGGGATTAACTGTCCCATTGTTCCTGGGATTATGCCCATTTCTAACTACAAGGGGTTCTTGCGTATGGCTGGTTTCTGCAAGACCAAG ATACCTGCTGAGCTCACTGCTGCGTTGGAACCTATCAAGGACAATGAAGAAGCTGTTAAGGCCTTTGGTATTCACTTTGCAACAGAAATGTGCAAAAAGATTTTGGCTCATGGAATCACTACCCTTCATCTCTACACATTGAACATGGACAAATCAGCTATTGGGATATTAATG AACCTTGGTCTGATTGATGAGTCAAAAATTACTCGTTCTTTACCTTGGAGACGCCCTGCAAATGTTTTCCGAACTAAGGAAGATGTTCGCCCCATTTTCTG GGCAAACCGTCCAAAGAGCTACATATCTAGAACAAAAGGCTGGAACGACTTCCCACAGGGACGGTGGGGTGATTCTCGCAGTGCATCGTATGGTACACTTTCGGATTATCAG TTCATGCGCCCACGTGCACGTGACAAGAAGCTTCAACAAGAATGGGTCGTGCCGTTGAAAAGCATTGAAGATGTTCAAGAG AAATTCAAGGAGCTCTGCCTTGGAAGCTTAAAAAGCAGTCCATGGTCTGAGTTAGATGGACTCCAGCCAGAGACAAAGATCATAAACGAAAAGCTCGGCAAAATCAACTCCAACGGCTTCTTGACCATCAATAGCCAACCATCAGTCAACGCAGCGAAATCTGATTCTCGAGCTATTG GATGGGGTGGTCCTGGTGGATACGTCTACCAGAAAGCTTACCTAGAGTTCTTCTGCTCAAGGGATAAGCTAGACACAATTGTGGAGAAATCCAAAGCTTTTCCTTCCATCACCTACATGGCGGTGAACAAAGCAGGGAACTGGGTATCAAACGTTGGTGAAGCCGATGTGAATGCAGTTACTTGGGGAGTGTTCCCAGCTAAGGAGATTATTCAACCGACAATCGTGGATCCAGCCAGTTTCAAAGTCTGGAAAGACGAAGCCTTCGAGATTTGGTCAAGAAGCTGGGCTAACTTGTACCCAGAGGATGACCCTTCTAGGAAGTTGCTCGAGGAG GTGAAGAACAGCTACTTCCTGGTGAGCTTAGTGGACAACGACTACATCAATGGTGATATATTCTCCGTCTTTGCTTGA
- the LOC103841852 gene encoding aminoacyl tRNA synthase complex-interacting multifunctional protein 1, with product MAATAAVFSGGLKVKAGLFAAQISSLPLRDHLPRCLFSSSKTIASVSRSLRVSAVNNNHRRSSWPRVSTFCTAAPDAVSPVSEPEKKVESVEEVEENVKETANLLDIRVGRIVKAWQHEEADSLYVEEVDIGEAEPRIICSGLVKYVPLDLLQGASVVVLANLKPRNMRGVKSCGMLLCASDSSHENVEPLVPPQGSVPGDRVWFGNEEDLEQLPEPSPPNKVQKKKIWEAVQPLLKTDDSGVSMLKEEHLMRTSSGLVTSNTLKNANIS from the exons ATGGCGGCGACGGCAGCTGTTTTCTCCGGTGGTCTCAAAGTAAAGGCTGGACTTTTCGCCGCCCAAATCTCATCGCTTCCTCTCCGTGACCATCTCCCTCGTTGCTTGTTCTCTTCATCGAAGACGATAGCTTCAGTTTCTCGTTCTCTTCGAGTCTCCGCCGTTAATAACAATCACCGTCGAAGCTCCTGGCCTCGAGTTTCTACTTTCTGCACGGCGGCTCCTGATGCTGTGTCTCCGGTTTCTGAACCGGAGAAGAAGGTTGAGTCTgtggaggaggtggaggagaATGTGAAGGAGACGGCGAATCTGTTAGACATAAGAGTAGGAAGAATCGTGAAAGCTTGGCAACACGAGGAGGCTGATTCTCTGTATGTGGAAGAAGTCGACATAGGTGAAGCTGAGCCTAGAATCATCTGCAGTGGTCTCGTTAAATACGTTCCTCTCGATCTCCTTCAG GGTGCATCAGTTGTGGTGTTGGCTAATCTTAAGCCAAGGAACATGAGAGGAGTCAAGTCATGTGGTATGCTTCTCTGTGCTTCTGACTCATCTCATGAGAATGTTGAGCCTTTGGTTCCACCACAAGGCTCTGTTCCTGGGGATAGAGTTTGGTTTGGTAATGAGGAAGATCTAGAACAGCTTCCTGAGCCTTCACCTCCTAACAAG gttcagaagaagaagatttggGAAGCTGTGCAACCGCTTTTGAAGACTGATGATTCTGGCGTTTCCATGCTTAAGGAGGAGCATTTGATGAGGACATCTTCTGGTCTTGTCACTTCCAACACTTTGAAAAATGCCAACATTTCTTGA
- the LOC103841854 gene encoding methionine aminopeptidase 2B, with protein MANENPEVVVAPVVENGGAEPSSKGKEEQSLESELSKKLEIADDAKEENEEEAEGSKAETSTTTTKKKKKKNKSKKKTQQTDPPTIPVAKLFLSGDFPEGEIQQYKDDNLWRTTSEEKRELERLHKPIYNSVRQAAEVHRQVRKYVRSIVKPGMLMTDICETLEDTVRKLISENGLKAGIAFPTGCSLNWVAAHWTPNSGDKTVLQYDDVMKLDFGTHIDGHIVDCAFTVAFNPMYDPLLAASREATYTGIKEAGIDVRLCDIGAAIQEVMESYEVEINGKVFPVKSIRNLNGHSIGPYQIHAGKSVPIVKGGEQTKMEEGEFYAIETFGSTGKGFVREDLECSHYMKNFDAGHVPLRLPRAKQLLATINNNFSTLAFCRRYLDRIGETKYLMALKNLCDAGIVQPYPPLCDVKGSYVSQYEHTILLRPTCKEVVSKGDDY; from the exons ATGGCGAACGAAAACCCTGAGGTTGTTGTAGCTCCCGTGGTGGAGAACGGCGGCGCCGAACCCTCCTCCAAAGGAAAAGAGGAACAATCATTGGAGTCTGAGCTTTCGAAGAAGCTCGAGATTGCAGATGATGCAAAAGAGgagaacgaagaagaagcagaaggaAGCAAAG CTGAGACTTCGACGACAACgactaagaagaagaaaaagaagaataagaGCAA GAAGAAGACTCAGCAGACTGATCCACCTACAATCCCTGTTGCTAAGCTTTTCCTATCTGGAGACTTTCCTGAAGGTGAAATCCAACAGTATAAGGATGA CAATTTGTGGAGGACAACAtctgaagagaagagagagttggAGCGTTTGCATAAACCAATATACAACTCTGTACGCCAAGCTGCTGAAGTTCATCGACAG GTTAGAAAATATGTCAGAAGCATAGTGAAGCCTGGAATGCTGATGACTGATATCTGTGAGACACTTGAGGATACTGTTCGTAAGCTGATATCAGAGAACGGTCTGAAAGCTGGTATTGCTTTCCCTACAGGATGCTCGTTGAACTG GGTTGCTGCTCACTGGACACCAAACTCCGGAGATAAGACAGTACTTCAGTACGACGATGTTATGAAGTTGGATTTTGGCACACATATTGATG gACATATTGTTGACTGTGCATTTACAGTTGCGTTCAATCCTATGTATGATCCTCTCTTAGCAGCCTCCCGTGAAGCTACTTATACCGGAATCAAG GAAGCTGGAATCGATGTTCGTCTATGCGACATTGGCGCTGCCATTCAGGAGGTCATGGAGTCTTATGAGGTTGAAATCAATGGAAAAGTCTTCCCAG TTAAAAGTATCCGGAACTTAAATGGGCATAGCATTGGACCATATCAGATACATGCTGGCAAATCAGTTCCTATCGTTAAAGGAGGCGAGCAGACAAAGATGGAAGAGGGTGAATTCTATGCCATCGAAACATTCGGATCAACTG GGAAAGGATTTGTGAGAGAAGACTTGGAATGTAGCCACTACATGAAGAATTTTGATGCTGGCCATGTCCCTTTGAGGTTGCCTAGAGCAAAACAACTCCTCGCCACCATCAACAACAATTTCTCTACTCTAGCCTTCTGCAGAAGGTACTTGGACCGCATTGGTGAAACCAAATACTTGATGGCTTTAAAGAATCTGTGCGATGCCGGCATTGTTCAG ccGTATCCTCCTCTGTGTGATGTGAAGGGAAGCTATGTATCACAATATGAGCACACCATTTTACTCCGACCGACTTGCAAAGAAGTTGTTTCCAAGGGAGATGACTACTGA
- the LOC103841855 gene encoding SKP1-like protein 1A, protein MEKEKKMFVLKSSDDESFEVDEAVVLQSQHLSHVVEDCTGREHKIENVTGKILAKVVEYCENHVAVVNDGGANSSSSSSSGDALKKWDDKFIKEMDMSTVYDLIMAADYLDIKGLFDLTCQGVADVIAACKDHKEIRATFGLVNDYTAEEEAEVLKENEWAFD, encoded by the coding sequence atggagaaggagaagaagatgttcgTGTTGAAGAGCTCCGACGATGAATCCTTTGAAGTCGATGAAGCCGTCGTACTCCAATCTCAGCACTTGTCGCATGTTGTTGAAGACTGCACCGGTCGTGAACACAAGATTGAGAATGTCACAGGCAAGATCCTCGCGAAGGTGGTCGAATACTGCGAGAACCACGTCGCCGTCGTCAACGATGGTGGTGCCaattcttcttcctcctcctcctccggtgATGCTCTCAAGAAGTGGGACGATAAGTTCATCAAGGAAATGGATATGTCCACGGTCTACGATCTCATCATGGCTGCGGACTACCTAGACATCAAAGGTCTTTTTGATCTCACGTGCCAGGGAGTCGCTGACGTGATCGCGGCATGCAAAGACCATAAGGAGATTCGTGCAACGTTCGGCCTCGTGAATGACTACACAGCAGAGGAGGAAGCAGAGGTTCTCAAGGAGAACGAGTGGGCTTTTGATTGA
- the LOC103841856 gene encoding SKP1-like protein 13: MSCALASKTPINTLHGLIVTSFTTFSNHSLARFFHSSFKSSHEKIATQQRRTMEMFVLKSSDDESFEVDEAVVLQSQLLSNLFEDCSGARECKIEEVTGQVLSKVVEYCKSHVVDGGDSSSSSSSAGDALKKWDDKFITRMDLSMVLDLIMTANYLNIKGLFDLTCQRVADEIAACKDHKEIRTKFGIVSDYTAEEEAEVLKENE, translated from the coding sequence ATGTCATGTGCGCTCGCTTCTAAAACGCCTATAAATACACTGCATGGCCTCATAGTAACTTCATTCACCACCTTTTCTAACCACTCGCTCGCTCGCTTCTTTCATTCTTCGTTCAAATCTTCTCACGAGAAAATCGCCACGCAGCAAAGAAGGACGATGGAGATGTTCGTGTTGAAGAGCTCCGACGATGAATCCTTTGAAGTCGACGAAGCGGTGGTACTTCAGTCGCAGCTCTTGTCGAATCTTTTTGAAGACTGCAGCGGCGCTCGTGAATGCAAGATTGAAGAAGTCACAGGCCAAGTCCTCTCGAAGGTGGTCGAGTACTGCAAGAGCCACGTCGTCGACGGTGGTGAttcgtcttcctcctcctcctccgccggtGATGCTCTCAAGAAGTGGGACGATAAGTTCATCACGCGAATGGATCTGTCCATGGTCCTTGACCTCATCATGACTGCGAACTACCTAAACATCAAAGGTCTTTTTGATCTCACGTGCCAGAGAGTCGCTGATGAGATCGCAGCTTGCAAAGACCATAAGGAGATTCGCACAAAGTTCGGCATCGTAAGTGACTACACAGCGGAGGAGGAAGCAGAGGTTCTCAAGGAGAACGAGTGA
- the LOC103841857 gene encoding SKP1-like protein 13, which yields MEKEKKMIVLKSSDDESFEVDEAVVHQSVTLSPMVQDCAGREYPINNVTGKILNLVVEYCKNHVVVDGGDSSSSSSSGDALKKWDDKFITQMDLSTVYDLIMAANYLIIKGLFDLACQRVADEIAACKDHEEIRATLGIVSDYTAEEEAEVLKENEWAFD from the coding sequence atggagaaggagaagaagatgatcgTGTTGAAGAGCTCCGACGATGAATCCTTTGAAGTCGATGAAGCGGTCGTACATCAATCAGTGACACTGTCGCCTATGGTTCAAGATTGCGCCGGTCGTGAATACCCGATCAACAACGTCACAGGCAAAATCCTCAACTTAGTGGTAGAATACTGCAAGAATCACGTCGTTGTCGACGGTGGcgattcttcttcctcctcctcctccggcgaTGCTCTCAAGAAGTGGGACGATAAGTTCATCACGCAAATGGATCTGTCGACGGTCTACGATCTCATCATGGCTGCGAACTACCTAATCATCAAAGGTCTTTTTGATCTCGCTTGCCAGAGAGTCGCTGACGAGATCGCGGCATGCAAAGACCACGAGGAGATTCGCGCAACGTTGGGCATCGTGAGTGACTATACAGCAGAGGAGGAAGCAGAGGTTCTCAAGGAGAACGAGTGGGCTTTTGATTGA
- the LOC103841858 gene encoding uncharacterized protein LOC103841858: MMKDPFGITFLLRMEKKKMTQYVVDHGLLFRRACNPIAFGFPQGISPNDLCTIKLTAVFVTRYGMAFKKALNKIASTEFAFLNLNHIWRRLFFNFVGVYTSIVKPSKEVYRSCDFMGKALELFFHLLQLKNVKMGGSRRVMEVDAFTGGVDYFAYMDFVGYSDVMPRPQRRSVMIAQLGHTLRTPLSASWCTTIFFVSPEVLGIIKLTALFVARYGKRIACELMEKEGRNPLFSFLDPSDCGFPCYNMVVKVYSKVLKNFELVYTADIVLQRYFQSLWDEEKEDEPKDVDDLYSFVECVDSFAQMEDEEFFHKMGTREAHVYPFHDQTSRVHSRPHVYHPFHDQTSPANVQEEEGPSSIEVCVPTLDGRVIIEIVVESFFGEKVASLKEKIVKVIQIPSKYLKLRGKLVGVLRDDKSLADNNVEAGEILIATWRFSRWEVQIT; encoded by the exons ATGATGAAAGATCCTTTTGGTATCACCTTTCTACTTCGGATGGAG AAAAAGAAGATGACTCAGTATGTTGTTGACCACGGTCTCTTGTTTAGGCGTGCGTGTAACCCCATCGCCTTCGGGTTTCCTCAAGGTATCAGCCCCAATGACCTTTGTACTATTAAGCTCACAGCGGTGTTTGTAACCCGGTATGGGATGGCTTTTAAAAAGGCTTTGAATAAGATAGCGTCTACTGAGTTTGCGTTTCTGAATCTTAATCATATCTGGAGGCGtctttttttcaattttgtggGCGTCTACACCTCAATAGTGAAGCCTTCTAAAGAGGTGTATAGAAGTTGCGATTTTATGGGCAAGGCACTCGAGTTGTTTTTCCACCTTCTTCAGCTGAAGAATGTGAAAATGGGAGGGAGCAGGAGAGTGATGGAAGTGGACGCTTTTACTGGTGGTGTAGACTACTTTGCCTACATGGACTTTGTTGGCTACTCTGATGTCATGCCTCGACCTCAACGCCGTTCCGTGATGATAGCGCAGCTAGGGCATACTCTGAGAACGCCCCTGTCCGCTTCTTGGTGTACTACTATCTTTTTTGTCTCACCCGAGGTGCTTGGAATTATTAAGCTCACGGCTTTGTTTGTGGCGCGGTATGGAAAACGCATCGCATGTGAATTGATGGAAAAAGAGGGTAGGAATCCACTTTTTAGTTTTCTGGACCCAAGTGATTGCGGGTTCCCTTGTTATAACATGGTTGTTAAGGTCTATTCCAAAGTGTTAAAGAATTTTGAACTAGTTTATACGGCGGATATCGTTCTTCAAAGATATTTCCAGTCTCTTTGGGATGAGGAAAAGGAGGATGAGCCGAAGGATGTGGATGATTTGTATTCTTTTGTGGAGTGTGTAGACTCTTTTGCTCAGATGGAGGATGAAGAGTTTTTTCATAAAATGGGGACCCGTGAAGCACATGTGTACCCTTTTCATGATCAGACCTCTCGAGTTCACAGTCGACCACATGTGTACCACCCTTTTCATGATCAGACCTCACCAGCAAATGTTCAGGAGGAGGAGGGTCCTTCTAGTATCGAGGTTTGTGTTCCAACATTGGATGGAAGGGTGATCATTGAGATCGTAGTGGAGTCTTTTTTTGGGGAAAAAGTGGCGAGTCTGAAGGAGAAAATAGTGAAGGTGATTCAAATTCCTTCCAAGTATCTGAAGTTGAGGGGAAAATTAGTTGGAGTTTTGAGAGACGACAAGTCACTTGCAGATAACAACGTTGAAGCAGGAGAAATCTTAATAGCGACTTGGCGCTTTTCAAGATGGGAAGTGCAAATCACTTAG
- the LOC103842344 gene encoding F-box/LRR-repeat protein At1g06630-like — protein sequence MFSAGAFKEEIGSVCMDSNKLGMHWLERCNQLSPSRGSGRDLVLTSDQTCCFNLSSLEKVEVRLVHTLDFDDIDFLQPEVGKEEWPVIRESFRNFVDRTLALQRGSSINKFSLTYQVTNNSDAVYMRRWICNVVERCVLEVDLRVMPGRNWAWLDVDDVHGKCLLPCHLFRSKTLVKLSLGTNTNIGKLPPDVSLPALKSLSIDSIVFAYKDLCDVLLPGCPMLEELTVRHENDLNELYTYSISSQSIKKLKVYYDSKYRNDYMSFDAPSLVSLDYTDYALYKYPLVNFESLLEAKLNLYYSEKIKRPDITGLIIGISNVQTLHLCGGSVDVISRCVKRGLVLPVFKNLVKLSFATGNKKGWKLLPYLLKQSPKVETLIIKGNDGDTCDVTIGLLQVKVLDVLGYKGTAKEFEHLKSLFGGIECIEKMRVEFEEYMWW from the exons ATGTTCTCCGCAG GCGCTTTTAAGGAAGAGATTGGTTCCGTCTGTATGGATTCAAACAAGCTAGGCATGCATTGGCTCGAGAGATGCAATCAGCTGTCTCCCTCAAGAGGTTCTGGGAGAGATCTTGTCCTTACTTCCGACCAAACTTGCTGCTTCAACCTCTCTTCTCTCGAAAAAGTGGAGGTTAGATTAGTGCATACTCTTGATTTCGACGATATTGATTTCCTGCAACCGGAAGTGGGCAAAGAGGAGTGGCCTGTGATCAGGGAGAGCTTCAGAAACTTTGTGGATAGAACACTCGCTTTGCAACGCGGTTCTTCTATCAATAAGTTCTCTCTAACATATCAAGTTACCAACAACAGCGATGCGGTTTATATGCGCCGCTGGATATGCAACGTGGTTGAGCGTTGTGTTTTGGAAGTTGACCTTCGTGTGATGCCTGGTAGAAACTGGGCTTGGCTAGATGTTGATGATGTTCACGGGAAATGTCTTCTTCCTTGTCACCTCTTCAGGAGCAAGACACTGGTCAAGCTGTCTCTAGGAACAAATACTAATATTGGAAAGCTTCCTCCGGATGTGTCTCTTCCAGCGCTCAAGAGTCTCTCCATCGATTCCATCGTGTTTGCCTATAAAGATCTGTGTGATGTGCTTCTTCCTGGTTGTCCAATGCTTGAGGAGTTAACTGTTCGCCACGAGAATGACTTAAATGAGCTTTACACTTACAGCATATCTTCTCAGAGCATCAAGAAGCTAAAAGTTTACTATGATTCTAAATATCGAAATGATTATATGTCATTTGACGCCCCAAGTCTTGTCTCCCTCGACTACACTGACTATGCCTTGTATAAGTACCCACTCGTTAACTTTGAATCCTTACTCGAAGCTAAGCTGAACCTTTATTATTCTGAAAAGATCAAGAGGCCGGATATAACCGGTCTCATTATAGGGATAAGCAACGTCCAGACTCTGCATCTTTGTGGCGGTTCTGTTGAT GTGATTTCTCGATGTGTTAAACGTGGACTAGTTTTACCGGTGTTCAAGAATCTGGTTAAGTTATCTTTTGCAACTGGCAACAAAAAAGGTTGGAAACTGCTGCCGTATCTACTTAAACAGTCTCCAAAGGTTGAGACACTAATCATAAAG GGTAATGATGGTGACACATGCGATGTTACCATTGGTCTGTTGCAAGTGAAGGTGTTGGATGTTCTTGGTTATAAAGGAACTGCTAAAGAGTTCGAACACTTGAAGAGTTTGTTTGGGGGTATTGAGTGCATAGAAAAAATGCGAGTGGAGTTCGAGGAATATATGTGGTGGTGA
- the LOC103841859 gene encoding E3 ubiquitin-protein ligase RDUF2, which produces MSSSPTTTTTTVHGEPDRRTYWCHECDMSLSLLSPTSSVSSPLVCPQCDLDFLERMDDESSPTLFDVTIGDGEQDDHDDDDDDDEDWCFVDPTVNSDDNFLLDSPYLHRLLRHLASENSGSSSSSSSSASSLLKSSDIDSIPTIQISSSILSSDPDPDSVLLCAVCKEDFSVGESAKRLPCSHIYHSDCIVPWLSDHNSCPLCRFELPAAAKKAETVGGGGSDARIRLSDLASIVDGDEEEDDWLGIRNALRRLARRHEQMRLGVGEMERSLARTVSGLENAMRRERD; this is translated from the coding sequence ATGTCGTCTTCtccaaccaccaccaccaccaccgtccACGGCGAGCCTGATCGGCGAACGTACTGGTGCCACGAATGCGATATGAGCCTATCTCTCCTCTCGCCAACATCCTCCGTTTCATCTCCTCTCGTATGTCCCCAATGCGACCTCGATTTCCTCGAACGTATGGACGACGAATCATCTCCCACTCTCTTTGACGTTACCATCGGCGACGGCGAACAAGATGATCATGACGATGACGACGATGACGATGAGGATTGGTGTTTCGTTGATCCAACTGTTAATTCCGATGATAACTTCCTCCTCGACAGCCCTTACCTCCACCGTCTCCTCCGCCATCTCGCCTCCGAGAACTCCggatcttcctcctcctcctcctcttccgctTCCTCGTTGTTGAAATCTTCCGATATCGATTCGATTCCGACGATCCAGATCTCGTCCTCTATCCTCTCCTCGGATCCCGATCCAGATTCCGTCTTGCTCTGCGCCGTCTGCAAAGAGGATTTCTCCGTCGGAGAATCCGCTAAGAGGTTACCGTGCAGTCACATCTACCATTCCGATTGCATCGTCCCTTGGCTATCGGATCACAACTCGTGCCCGCTCTGTCGATTCGAGCTCCCCGCTGCGGCGAAGAAAGCGGAAACCGTCGGTGGTGGTGGCTCGGACGCGAGGATCCGGTTGTCCGATCTGGCTTCGATCGTGGACGGAGACGAGGAGGAAGACGATTGGCTCGGAATCAGAAACGCGTTGAGACGGCTCGCTCGGCGTCATGAGCAGATGAGGTTGGGTGTGGGGGAGATGGAGCGGAGTCTTGCTCGGACGGTTTCGGGTTTGGAGAATGCGATGAGAAGGGAAAGGGATTGA
- the LOC103841860 gene encoding VQ motif-containing protein 18: MERSSMKAKHDLDHLPHQSFYGDYSKTLVPKNKNSQIITKIKPKIRIIHIFAPEIINTDVKNFRTLVQSLTGKTEITKTSPKKKTNIPAPQPPPQESGQEHTAELVNSIIGSHVVKEEWRSGSNTNTYFDLDGLIDLDEDDNIFSSRWFDLQVQ, encoded by the coding sequence ATGGAGAGAAGTTCAATGAAAGCTAAGCACGATCTTGATCATCTTCCTCACCAAAGCTTTTATGGAGATTACTCAAAAACTTTGGTTCCCAAGAACAAGAACTCCCAAATAATTACCAAGATCAAGCCTAAGATCCGTATCATACATATATTTGCGCCGGAGATCATCAACACCGACGTCAAGAACTTCCGTACACTTGTCCAAAGTCTGACCGGAAAAACGGAGATAACCAAAACAAGTCCTAAGAAAAAGACAAATATTCCTGCGCCACAGCCTCCACCTCAAGAATCCGGCCAAGAACATACGGCGGAGCTGGTGAACAGTATCATAGGGAGCCACGTGGTGAAAGAAGAATGGAGATCAGGTTCGAACACAAACACTTACTTTGATTTAGATGGTTTGATTGATCTTGACGAAGACGACAACATATTCTCAAGTCGATGGTTTGATCTTCAAGTGCAATAA